Proteins found in one Candidatus Atribacteria bacterium genomic segment:
- a CDS encoding TetR/AcrR family transcriptional regulator, with the protein MSIEERKSRKQEFLEIALELFYQKGFENSTINDIIEEAGVSKGAFYHYFVSKEEVLETIARQYVEKKLNVIENIAGKADLNSLEKINQISEDMFGFKMRHAEMRWKIYKIIARNNNIKLENQILEYSLELSRPIYHKIIMQGIAEGTFNINYPEEVTELYIHLNSIFNKMSSKIIIDSFESDLDDLETLKRKMMEPKCIEILTRRFAFYEETLERTLGIERGSIKLVEPLLEKLKHL; encoded by the coding sequence ATGTCAATAGAAGAAAGAAAAAGCAGAAAACAGGAGTTTCTTGAGATAGCCTTAGAATTGTTCTATCAAAAGGGATTTGAAAATAGCACTATTAACGATATTATCGAAGAAGCCGGAGTATCCAAAGGGGCATTTTACCATTACTTTGTCTCCAAGGAAGAAGTCTTGGAAACGATTGCCAGACAGTATGTTGAAAAGAAATTGAATGTCATAGAAAACATTGCTGGTAAAGCGGATTTAAATTCTCTGGAAAAGATCAATCAAATAAGTGAAGATATGTTTGGTTTCAAGATGCGGCATGCAGAGATGCGATGGAAAATATATAAAATCATAGCCCGGAATAATAATATTAAACTGGAAAATCAGATACTGGAATATTCCCTGGAATTATCCAGGCCAATTTATCATAAAATAATCATGCAAGGAATAGCAGAAGGAACATTTAATATAAACTACCCCGAAGAGGTCACCGAACTGTATATCCATCTCAACAGCATATTTAATAAAATGTCATCTAAAATTATCATAGATAGTTTTGAATCTGATCTTGATGATTTAGAAACACTTAAAAGAAAAATGATGGAACCCAAATGTATAGAAATACTTACCAGGAGATTTGCTTTTTATGAGGAAACCTTAGAAAGAACACTGGGAATAGAAAGGGGGTCAATTAAGTTAGTAGAACCATTGTTAGAAAAGTTAAAACATTTGTAA